In Mycobacterium sp. JS623, one genomic interval encodes:
- a CDS encoding ATP-binding protein, whose protein sequence is MLPATDVCRSCGAAPQQGARYCSTCGSQLTAAVEAAEYKQVTLLFADVVRSMDIAAALDIERLREIMTDLVERSAAVLRHYGGTVEYHGDGVMAIFGAPIALEDHAFRACLAAMAIQEEAGRLAADVARHDGVALQLRVGLNSGRVIAGEIGSGSLGYAATGEQVGMAQRIESVAPPGGVMLSESTAQLVEHIVMMAEPEFVHIKGSDEPIRVRRLLAIDPRDGLMGQPETTLIGRDWELAAVDAILDRAIAGQGAVVNVVGPPGIGKSRVARETAALAASHGAEVFWAFCESHASNISFYAVTRLLRAVAGVADLAGQAARARVRVDAPADADPQDLLLLDDLLGIADPDVTLPQIDPDARRRRLTALINTMVLARSQPALFVIEDAHWIDAVSESMLAELLTIIPNTRSMVLVTTRPEYEGALTRVHGVQTIALAPLGDSEVAALLGELLGADRSVAELSAVIAERAAGNPFFAEEMVRELAQRDVLAGQRGRYVCGVDAAEVSVPATVQAAIEARIDRLSARAKRTLNAASVIGARFEAGLLAALGIDAVIDELLDAELIDQVRFTPTPEYAFRHPLIRAVAYESQLKSDRAQWHRRLADAIQGRAPGAVEENAALIAEHVEAAGDLTAAYGWHMRAGSWSTNRDRDAARVSWERARRIADALPADDPDQLSMRIAPRTMLCATDWQDRAVQDSRGRFAELRELCDAAGDKVSLAIGMTGLATELLYSGRPREGSRVASEQMALLESIGDPTPTMALAFIAFGNWFEVGEFGEILRRSQTIIDLAAGDPAKGAGGGVGSPLAFALAWRGVARYWLGRPEWRQDFHDAVAMARNSTPTTFAAVVAWTYGVAIQYGALRADDSAVCTLEEAVQAAQGARDDVVLSVVEYGLGTGLLSRDAATDRHRGLELIVQARDFWVRKHIGLQTVPIVDLWAGRERARGGDRDAALAVMRQAVDELHQAGRFGYGVFGTGVLVETLLERGTESDIAEAERAIDLLEDQHADEASAIREITLLRLRALLARAAGVAVAFQDLGIRYCDMAKALGYEGHIAWAEAMIKGGAR, encoded by the coding sequence ATGCTGCCGGCGACGGACGTTTGCCGGTCGTGTGGGGCTGCGCCACAACAGGGCGCCCGATACTGCAGCACCTGCGGGTCGCAGCTGACAGCCGCGGTCGAGGCGGCGGAGTACAAACAGGTGACCTTGTTGTTCGCCGATGTGGTGCGCTCGATGGATATCGCCGCCGCGCTGGACATCGAGCGGCTGCGCGAAATCATGACCGACTTGGTTGAGCGCTCCGCGGCGGTGCTGCGCCACTACGGCGGGACCGTGGAGTACCACGGCGACGGTGTGATGGCGATCTTCGGCGCTCCGATAGCGTTGGAAGATCACGCATTTCGCGCATGCCTAGCCGCCATGGCCATCCAAGAGGAAGCGGGCCGCTTAGCCGCCGACGTGGCCCGCCACGACGGCGTCGCGCTACAGCTGCGAGTAGGCCTCAATTCGGGCCGGGTGATCGCCGGCGAGATCGGTTCGGGGTCATTGGGTTATGCCGCGACGGGCGAGCAGGTCGGGATGGCGCAGCGCATCGAATCGGTCGCGCCGCCCGGCGGCGTGATGCTCTCAGAGTCCACGGCACAACTGGTCGAGCACATCGTGATGATGGCTGAACCCGAGTTCGTGCACATCAAGGGGAGCGACGAACCAATCCGGGTGCGCAGACTGCTGGCGATCGACCCGCGCGATGGCCTGATGGGGCAGCCCGAGACAACCCTGATCGGGCGAGACTGGGAGCTCGCGGCCGTCGACGCCATCCTGGACCGCGCGATCGCTGGCCAGGGCGCTGTCGTGAACGTGGTAGGACCGCCGGGCATCGGCAAGTCCCGAGTTGCCCGCGAAACCGCGGCGCTGGCCGCCAGCCACGGAGCCGAGGTGTTCTGGGCCTTCTGCGAATCCCACGCAAGCAACATCTCGTTCTACGCCGTGACGCGGCTGCTGCGCGCCGTCGCGGGCGTCGCCGACCTTGCCGGCCAAGCCGCCCGCGCGCGGGTGCGGGTCGACGCGCCAGCCGATGCCGACCCACAGGATCTGTTGCTGCTCGACGATCTGCTTGGCATTGCTGATCCCGATGTGACGCTGCCCCAGATCGATCCCGACGCGCGGCGTCGCCGGTTGACCGCACTGATCAACACCATGGTGCTGGCCCGCAGCCAACCCGCGCTGTTCGTCATCGAGGATGCACACTGGATCGACGCAGTCAGCGAGTCGATGCTGGCCGAACTTCTCACCATCATTCCCAACACCCGATCGATGGTGCTGGTCACCACTCGCCCCGAGTATGAGGGAGCGTTGACGCGGGTGCATGGCGTCCAGACGATAGCCCTTGCCCCACTTGGTGATTCGGAGGTTGCCGCGTTGCTGGGTGAGTTGCTGGGTGCGGATCGGTCGGTCGCCGAGCTGTCGGCGGTCATCGCCGAGCGGGCCGCAGGGAACCCATTTTTTGCAGAAGAGATGGTACGGGAGTTGGCGCAACGGGACGTGCTGGCTGGCCAACGCGGTCGCTACGTCTGCGGAGTGGATGCCGCCGAGGTGAGCGTGCCGGCCACGGTGCAGGCTGCCATCGAAGCACGCATCGATCGGCTCAGCGCCCGGGCCAAAAGAACGTTGAACGCGGCGTCGGTGATCGGCGCCCGCTTCGAGGCCGGACTGCTGGCCGCATTGGGGATCGATGCGGTGATTGATGAGTTGCTTGACGCAGAGCTGATCGACCAGGTGCGGTTCACCCCGACCCCGGAGTACGCCTTCCGCCACCCGCTGATCCGCGCGGTGGCCTACGAATCACAGCTGAAATCCGATCGCGCCCAATGGCACCGGCGCCTGGCCGACGCGATCCAAGGCCGTGCCCCGGGGGCGGTGGAGGAGAACGCTGCGCTGATCGCCGAACACGTGGAGGCCGCCGGTGACCTGACTGCCGCGTACGGCTGGCACATGCGCGCCGGCTCGTGGTCCACCAACCGCGATCGCGATGCTGCCCGGGTCAGCTGGGAGCGGGCACGCCGGATCGCCGACGCGCTGCCTGCCGACGACCCCGATCAGTTGTCGATGCGCATCGCCCCCCGCACCATGCTGTGTGCCACCGACTGGCAAGACCGAGCAGTCCAGGACAGCCGGGGCCGGTTCGCCGAGCTGCGGGAGTTGTGCGATGCGGCCGGGGACAAGGTCTCGCTGGCCATCGGGATGACCGGCCTGGCCACCGAGCTCCTCTACTCCGGGCGACCGCGTGAGGGGTCGCGGGTGGCATCCGAACAGATGGCGTTGCTGGAGTCGATCGGCGATCCCACCCCGACCATGGCATTGGCGTTCATAGCGTTCGGCAACTGGTTCGAGGTCGGTGAATTCGGCGAGATCCTGCGGCGATCGCAGACCATCATCGACCTGGCCGCCGGTGACCCCGCGAAGGGCGCCGGCGGCGGCGTGGGATCGCCGCTGGCGTTTGCGCTGGCATGGCGCGGCGTTGCTCGGTATTGGCTGGGCCGACCCGAATGGCGCCAAGACTTCCACGACGCCGTCGCGATGGCCCGAAACAGCACCCCCACAACCTTCGCCGCCGTCGTCGCCTGGACCTACGGTGTCGCGATCCAGTACGGGGCGCTACGGGCCGATGACTCCGCGGTGTGCACCCTAGAGGAGGCGGTGCAGGCCGCCCAAGGGGCCAGAGACGATGTCGTATTGAGCGTGGTCGAGTACGGGTTGGGTACCGGGTTGCTGAGTCGGGACGCCGCGACCGACCGTCATCGCGGGCTGGAGCTGATAGTGCAGGCCCGCGATTTCTGGGTGCGCAAACACATTGGTCTTCAGACAGTCCCGATCGTCGACTTGTGGGCCGGCCGGGAGCGGGCCAGGGGCGGTGATCGCGATGCTGCCCTCGCGGTGATGCGCCAAGCGGTGGACGAGCTGCACCAGGCGGGACGGTTCGGGTACGGCGTTTTCGGCACCGGCGTTCTGGTGGAGACGCTGCTTGAGCGCGGCACCGAGAGCGACATCGCCGAAGCTGAACGGGCAATCGACTTGCTGGAGGACCAGCACGCAGATGAAGCTTCAGCGATTCGCGAGATCACACTGCTGCGGCTGCGGGCGCTGCTAGCCCGGGCCGCCGGCGTCGCTGTTGCCTTCCAGGACTTGGGGATCCGCTATTGCGACATGGCGAAAGCGCTTGGCTACGAAGGACACATCGCCTGGGCCGAGGCCATGATCAAGGGTGGGGCCCGATGA
- a CDS encoding AAA family ATPase, with translation MTALDLCCASCGTTLRESAKFCDECGTPAIALADTPKYKQVTVLFADVVRSMDIAANLDMERLRDIMTEVVERSAAMARRYGGTVEYNGDGIMALFGAPVALEDHAFRACLAAIDIQEEANRLAAEVRYRDGVDLRLRVGLDSGQVIAGEIGSGTLGYAATGEPVGFAQRMESAAPAGGVMLSDSTAGLVRHSVRLAEPEWVHIKGTDEPVRAHQLVAINPRDGLPGRAEASLVGRRWEMAALDAIVDRAIGGRGDVVNVEGPPGIGKSRIAREVAAVAARRGVEVYWAFCESHATDIPFYAVTRLLRTGIGVADLDGEAARTQLRAGMPPDTDPQDLLLLDDLLGIADPNMPLPQIDPDARRRRLTALINTTALARTAPALFIIEDAHWIDAVSESLIADLLTVIPRTPAMVLITYRPEYDGALTRVRGAHAIALAPLTDSDTGALIGELVGSDPSVGTLAATVADRAAGNPFFAEEMVRELAQRGALAGERGGYVCGVDAADIAVPATVQAAIEARIDRLAAPAKQTLTAAAVIGARFEAELLAALGIDAVLGELMGAELIDQVRFTPSAEYAFRHPLIHAVAYESQLKSDRAQWHRRLAAAIQERAPGLVEDNAALIAEHLEAAGELREAYSWRMRAATWATNRDIDAARLSWERAQKVADALPVDDPAQLPMRIAPRTMLCATVAFGPAVEESRGRFEELRELCSAAGDKVSLAVAMSGLASELLYAGRAREGSRLASEQMALLESIGDPTLTMGLAFVAFCNWFDVGEFGEILRWSQTVIDLAVGDPAKGAGFGMGSPLAVALAWRGIARAWLGRPGWRQDLHDAVAMARNSDPATFAPVVTWAYGFAMQYGVLRADDSLACGSEEAVQMARSSNWVALSLAKFTLGIALLSQDDAADRHRGLELIVQFRELVRERGPFLVPLADLWVAREMAGHGDRDAAILVMRQSVDELHKGGQLAYAVWGIGVWVETLLERDTEGDLAEAEAAIDRLANLPGHDGSAMIEITLMRLRGLLARARGNDVAYWDFVRRYRAMAESLGFEGHIARAAAMIEGGVG, from the coding sequence ATGACGGCGCTGGACCTATGTTGCGCCTCATGCGGCACAACGCTGCGGGAAAGTGCCAAATTCTGCGACGAGTGCGGTACCCCAGCTATTGCGTTGGCCGACACGCCAAAGTACAAGCAAGTGACCGTGCTGTTCGCCGACGTGGTGCGGTCGATGGACATCGCGGCCAACCTCGATATGGAGCGGTTGCGCGACATCATGACAGAGGTCGTCGAGCGCTCGGCAGCTATGGCCAGGCGTTACGGCGGGACCGTGGAATACAACGGCGACGGCATAATGGCACTGTTCGGCGCCCCAGTTGCTCTGGAGGACCATGCTTTTCGCGCCTGCCTGGCTGCCATCGACATCCAGGAGGAGGCGAACCGGCTAGCTGCCGAGGTCCGGTACCGCGATGGCGTCGATCTCCGGCTGCGGGTCGGCCTCGACTCGGGTCAGGTGATCGCCGGAGAGATCGGTTCGGGGACGCTGGGATACGCCGCGACCGGCGAGCCGGTCGGATTTGCCCAACGAATGGAATCCGCGGCACCTGCGGGCGGCGTGATGCTCTCGGATTCAACCGCTGGACTGGTCAGGCACAGTGTGAGGCTGGCGGAACCGGAATGGGTGCACATCAAGGGGACCGACGAGCCGGTGCGCGCACACCAGTTGGTGGCTATCAACCCCCGCGATGGTCTGCCCGGGCGGGCTGAGGCCAGTCTGGTTGGTCGCCGCTGGGAGATGGCGGCTTTGGACGCCATCGTGGACCGCGCGATTGGCGGCCGCGGTGATGTGGTGAACGTGGAGGGACCGCCGGGCATCGGCAAGAGCCGCATAGCACGAGAGGTCGCGGCAGTTGCCGCCCGCCGCGGGGTCGAGGTGTATTGGGCCTTCTGCGAATCCCACGCCACCGACATCCCGTTCTACGCGGTGACGCGGTTACTGCGCACCGGCATCGGGGTGGCCGACCTCGACGGCGAAGCCGCTCGCACACAGTTGCGGGCGGGTATGCCGCCCGACACCGATCCGCAGGATTTGCTGCTGCTCGATGACCTGCTGGGCATCGCCGACCCCAATATGCCGCTGCCCCAGATCGATCCGGACGCACGGCGGCGCCGGTTGACCGCCCTGATCAACACGACGGCACTAGCGCGCACCGCACCGGCCTTGTTCATCATCGAGGATGCGCATTGGATCGATGCGGTCAGCGAGTCGCTGATCGCCGACTTGCTAACCGTCATCCCGCGTACTCCAGCCATGGTGCTGATCACCTACCGCCCCGAATACGACGGAGCCCTGACGCGGGTGCGCGGCGCGCACGCGATAGCGCTTGCCCCCCTGACTGATTCGGACACCGGGGCGCTGATCGGTGAGCTGGTGGGTTCGGATCCCTCGGTCGGCACGTTGGCGGCGACCGTCGCCGACCGGGCCGCCGGGAACCCGTTCTTCGCCGAGGAGATGGTGCGCGAGCTAGCCCAGCGCGGCGCGCTGGCCGGCGAGCGCGGCGGGTATGTCTGTGGCGTGGACGCCGCCGACATCGCGGTGCCGGCGACCGTGCAGGCCGCCATCGAGGCGCGCATCGACCGCCTCGCGGCCCCAGCCAAGCAGACGCTGACCGCGGCGGCGGTAATCGGAGCGCGCTTCGAAGCGGAGCTGCTCGCCGCACTGGGCATCGATGCGGTGCTCGGCGAGCTGATGGGCGCGGAGCTGATCGATCAGGTGCGCTTCACCCCAAGCGCGGAGTACGCCTTCCGCCACCCGCTGATCCACGCGGTGGCCTACGAATCGCAGCTGAAATCCGATCGCGCCCAGTGGCACCGGCGCCTAGCCGCCGCAATCCAAGAGCGTGCGCCCGGGTTGGTGGAGGACAACGCGGCGCTGATCGCCGAACACCTCGAAGCAGCGGGCGAACTGCGCGAGGCCTATAGCTGGCGCATGCGCGCCGCGACCTGGGCGACGAACCGCGACATCGACGCGGCCCGGCTCAGTTGGGAGCGAGCTCAGAAGGTCGCCGACGCGCTACCCGTCGACGACCCCGCTCAATTGCCGATGCGCATTGCCCCCCGCACCATGCTGTGCGCCACCGTCGCGTTTGGCCCAGCAGTCGAAGAAAGCCGGGGTCGCTTCGAGGAGCTGCGGGAGTTGTGCAGCGCGGCCGGGGACAAGGTCTCGCTGGCCGTCGCCATGTCTGGGCTGGCCAGCGAGCTCCTTTACGCTGGGCGCGCGCGTGAGGGGTCGCGGCTCGCATCCGAACAGATGGCGCTGCTCGAGTCGATCGGCGATCCCACCCTGACCATGGGGTTGGCGTTCGTAGCGTTCTGCAACTGGTTCGATGTCGGTGAATTCGGCGAGATCTTGCGCTGGTCACAGACCGTCATCGACCTGGCCGTGGGCGATCCCGCCAAGGGCGCCGGCTTCGGTATGGGATCACCGCTGGCCGTCGCGTTGGCGTGGCGCGGCATCGCGAGGGCGTGGCTGGGCCGTCCCGGATGGCGCCAAGACCTTCACGACGCCGTCGCGATGGCCCGAAACAGCGACCCGGCAACCTTCGCCCCTGTCGTCACCTGGGCCTACGGTTTCGCGATGCAGTACGGGGTGCTTCGGGCCGATGACTCCCTGGCGTGCGGGAGCGAGGAGGCGGTGCAGATGGCGCGATCCAGCAACTGGGTAGCACTAAGCTTGGCCAAGTTCACGCTCGGTATTGCGCTGCTGAGCCAGGACGACGCGGCCGACCGTCACCGTGGGTTGGAGCTGATCGTGCAATTCCGCGAGTTAGTTCGCGAGCGTGGCCCCTTCCTGGTGCCACTCGCCGACTTGTGGGTCGCACGGGAGATGGCCGGGCACGGCGACCGCGATGCTGCCATTCTGGTGATGCGCCAATCCGTCGACGAACTGCACAAGGGAGGGCAGCTCGCCTATGCCGTTTGGGGCATCGGCGTTTGGGTGGAGACGCTGCTGGAGCGTGACACCGAGGGCGACCTGGCCGAAGCCGAAGCGGCGATTGACAGGTTGGCGAACCTGCCGGGACACGACGGTTCGGCGATGATCGAGATCACGCTAATGCGGCTGCGTGGACTGCTCGCCCGGGCCCGCGGCAACGACGTTGCCTACTGGGACTTTGTGCGTCGCTATCGCGCCATGGCGGAATCGCTTGGCTTCGAAGGACATATCGCCCGGGCCGCGGCCATGATCGAGGGTGGCGTCGGATGA
- a CDS encoding AAA family ATPase produces MTAVDVACGSCGTALRESAKFCDDCGAPTSVSGDAAEYKQVTVLFADVVRSMDIAADLDMERLRDIMTEVVERSAAMARRYGGTVEYNGDGIMALFGAPIALEDHAFRACLAALAIQQEVARLAAEVARRDDVSLQLRVGLDSGRVIVGEIGSGALGYRATGQHVGMAQRMEAAAPPGAVMLSESTARLVEHSAMLAEPEWLHIKGTDEPVLTRRLLAIGQRDCVIGRAEANLIGRRWEMAALDAIIDRTVAGRGGVVNVVGPAGIGKSRVAREAAAAAAGRGVDVFWTFCESHARDVPFHVATRLLRSGSGVADLDNETARKRVRARMPVDADPLDLLLLDDLLGIAEPNVALPEINPDARRRRLTALINAAWLARTEPTLFIIEDAHWIDAVSESMLADFLAVIPRAPSMVLITSRPDYEGMLTRVRGAQSIVLAPLGDSDAAALLAELLGPDPSVGALGAIIAERAAGNPFFAEEMVRELAQRGVLTGSRGIYACHGNAADIAVPATVEAAIAARIDRLSDRGKQTLNAASVIGARFGTDLLAAVGIDAVVDELLSGELVEQVRFAPHAEYAFCHPLIRAVAYETQLKSDRAQWHRHLADAIEQSESEAVEENAALVAEHLEAAGELHAAYGWHMRAAAWAINRDVGAARVSWKRAQRIADQLPDDDSDKLSMRIAPRIMLCATDWQAIQEGWGRFAELRELCSAAGDKVSLAIGMTGRVAELLYAGRSREGAQLASEQMTLLESIGDPTLTMGLAIPAFLNWCSVGDFGEILRWSQTIIDLAGGDPAKGAGFGLGSPLAAAVAFRGVARCWLGRSGWRQDFDDAVALARRSDPATLAFVVSWTFGLEIPNGVRRPDDYVVHAIEEAVQIAQGFGNDTALGLVKMALGNALLCRDTVADRDRGSELMIQIREWQHERAPSLAPVAELVVAPERARRGDRDGAIAMARKAADELHEAGRFGYCVLAGSILVESLLQRDADGDVGEAQNAIDRLAGLPTDTGSAMRDITLLRLRTLMARARGDDADHRELLISYRAMAESLGYEGHIAWAESMAEGGSG; encoded by the coding sequence ATGACAGCGGTAGACGTAGCATGCGGCTCATGTGGCACTGCCTTGCGGGAAAGCGCCAAGTTCTGCGACGACTGCGGTGCTCCCACATCGGTTTCGGGTGACGCCGCGGAATACAAGCAGGTGACGGTGCTGTTCGCCGATGTGGTGCGGTCGATGGACATCGCGGCCGATCTCGATATGGAACGGTTGCGCGACATCATGACAGAGGTCGTCGAGCGCTCGGCGGCGATGGCCAGGCGTTACGGCGGGACCGTGGAATACAACGGCGACGGCATAATGGCACTGTTCGGCGCCCCAATTGCCCTGGAGGACCACGCTTTTCGTGCCTGCCTCGCCGCACTGGCCATCCAGCAAGAGGTCGCCCGGCTAGCGGCTGAGGTAGCGCGGCGCGATGACGTGTCTCTTCAGCTTCGGGTGGGCCTCGATTCGGGCCGGGTGATCGTCGGTGAGATCGGTTCAGGGGCGCTGGGCTACCGCGCGACCGGCCAGCACGTCGGGATGGCCCAGCGGATGGAAGCCGCGGCGCCCCCCGGCGCGGTGATGCTTTCGGAGTCGACCGCGCGGCTGGTCGAACACAGCGCGATGCTGGCCGAACCGGAGTGGCTGCACATCAAGGGCACCGACGAACCGGTGCTCACGCGCCGACTGCTCGCGATTGGCCAACGTGATTGCGTGATAGGTCGTGCCGAGGCGAACCTGATCGGTAGGCGCTGGGAAATGGCCGCATTGGACGCCATCATCGACCGTACGGTCGCTGGTCGCGGCGGCGTGGTGAATGTGGTTGGGCCGGCGGGCATTGGCAAGAGCCGGGTGGCCCGCGAGGCCGCGGCGGCCGCAGCAGGTCGCGGCGTCGACGTGTTCTGGACTTTCTGCGAGTCGCATGCCCGTGACGTCCCGTTCCATGTCGCGACGCGGCTGCTCCGCTCGGGCAGCGGGGTTGCTGATCTCGACAACGAAACTGCCCGTAAACGGGTGCGAGCTCGCATGCCCGTTGATGCCGATCCGCTGGATCTGCTGCTGCTTGACGATCTATTGGGCATCGCCGAGCCGAATGTGGCGCTGCCCGAGATCAACCCGGATGCACGGCGCCGCCGGTTGACCGCGCTGATCAACGCCGCGTGGCTGGCGCGCACCGAACCGACGCTGTTCATCATCGAAGACGCGCACTGGATAGACGCGGTCAGCGAGTCGATGCTGGCTGACTTCCTCGCTGTGATCCCGCGCGCTCCATCGATGGTGTTGATCACGTCTCGCCCCGACTACGAGGGAATGCTGACGCGGGTGCGCGGCGCCCAGTCGATAGTGCTTGCTCCCCTGGGAGATTCGGACGCGGCGGCATTACTGGCTGAGCTACTGGGTCCGGATCCGTCGGTCGGAGCGCTAGGCGCGATCATCGCAGAACGCGCCGCCGGGAACCCCTTTTTCGCCGAGGAGATGGTGCGCGAGTTGGCCCAGCGCGGCGTGCTGACGGGCAGCCGCGGCATTTATGCGTGTCACGGGAACGCCGCCGACATCGCCGTGCCTGCGACGGTAGAAGCGGCCATCGCGGCGCGCATCGACCGACTCAGTGACCGCGGCAAGCAGACGTTGAACGCGGCGTCGGTGATTGGGGCCCGCTTCGGAACCGATCTGCTCGCCGCGGTGGGCATCGATGCAGTGGTCGACGAACTGCTCAGCGGCGAACTGGTCGAACAGGTGCGGTTCGCCCCGCACGCCGAGTACGCGTTTTGCCACCCGCTGATCCGTGCAGTGGCCTACGAAACCCAGTTGAAATCCGATCGCGCGCAATGGCACCGGCACCTCGCCGACGCAATCGAACAGTCTGAATCAGAGGCCGTTGAGGAGAATGCTGCCCTAGTAGCCGAACATCTCGAGGCCGCCGGCGAATTGCACGCGGCCTATGGCTGGCACATGCGCGCCGCCGCGTGGGCAATCAATCGCGATGTCGGCGCCGCTCGGGTCAGCTGGAAACGCGCACAACGGATCGCGGACCAATTACCCGACGACGATTCCGACAAGCTGTCAATGCGCATAGCCCCGCGAATCATGCTGTGCGCCACGGACTGGCAAGCAATTCAGGAAGGTTGGGGCCGCTTCGCGGAGCTGCGGGAGTTGTGCAGCGCGGCCGGAGATAAGGTCTCGCTCGCCATCGGCATGACCGGCCGGGTCGCCGAGCTCCTCTACGCCGGGCGTTCGCGTGAGGGGGCGCAGCTGGCATCGGAACAAATGACGTTGCTCGAGTCGATCGGCGATCCGACGTTGACCATGGGGTTGGCGATCCCGGCGTTTCTCAACTGGTGCAGTGTCGGTGATTTCGGAGAAATCTTGCGGTGGTCGCAGACCATCATTGACCTGGCCGGGGGCGACCCCGCCAAGGGCGCGGGCTTCGGTCTGGGATCCCCGCTGGCGGCCGCGGTGGCATTTCGCGGCGTTGCCCGGTGTTGGCTGGGTCGTTCCGGGTGGCGGCAGGACTTCGACGACGCCGTCGCGTTAGCGCGACGCAGTGATCCTGCAACGCTCGCCTTCGTTGTCTCTTGGACCTTCGGTCTCGAAATACCCAACGGAGTGCGACGGCCCGACGACTACGTCGTGCACGCAATCGAGGAGGCGGTGCAGATCGCCCAAGGATTCGGCAACGATACGGCACTTGGCCTAGTCAAGATGGCGCTGGGTAACGCTCTGCTCTGTCGGGACACCGTGGCCGACCGTGATCGCGGGTCGGAACTGATGATTCAGATACGCGAGTGGCAGCACGAACGTGCCCCCTCGCTAGCTCCGGTCGCCGAGTTGGTGGTCGCGCCCGAGAGGGCCAGGCGCGGTGACCGCGACGGTGCTATCGCCATGGCGCGCAAAGCCGCCGACGAACTGCACGAGGCCGGACGGTTCGGGTATTGCGTGTTGGCCGGCAGCATTTTGGTGGAGTCGCTGCTGCAGCGTGACGCCGACGGCGACGTAGGTGAAGCCCAGAATGCGATCGACCGACTCGCCGGGCTACCTACCGATACGGGATCGGCGATGCGCGACATTACGCTGCTACGGTTGCGCACGCTGATGGCCCGGGCCCGCGGCGACGATGCCGACCACCGAGAATTGCTGATCAGCTATCGCGCGATGGCGGAATCGCTTGGCTACGAAGGACACATCGCCTGGGCTGAGTCGATGGCCGAGGGCGGGTCGGGATGA